The Gorilla gorilla gorilla isolate KB3781 chromosome 17, NHGRI_mGorGor1-v2.1_pri, whole genome shotgun sequence genome contains a region encoding:
- the CABYR gene encoding calcium-binding tyrosine phosphorylation-regulated protein isoform X3 codes for MEKSTDTDEDNVTRTEYSDKTTQFPSVYAVPGTEQMEAVGDLSSKPATPKTTTTPPSSPPPTAVSPEFAYVPADPAQLAAQMLGKVSSIHSDQSDVLMVDVATSMPVVIKEVPSSEAAEDVMVAAPLVCSGKVLEVQVVNQTSVHVDLGSQPKENEAEPSTASSAPLQDEQEPPAYDQAPEVTLQADIEVMSTVHISSVYNDVPVTEGVVYIEQLPEQIVIPFTDQVACLKENEQSPRVSPKSVVEKTTSGMSKKSVESVKLAQLEENAKYSSVYMEAEATALLSDTSLKGQPEVPAQLLDAEGAIKIGSEKSLYLEVEITSIVSDNTGQEESGENSVPQEMEGKPVLSGEAAEAVHSGTSVKSSSGPFPPAPEGLTAPEIEPEGEATAE; via the coding sequence atggaaaaatctacagacaCAGACGAGGACAATGTAACCAGAACAGAATATAGTGACAAAACCACCCAGTTTCCATCAGTTTatgctgtgccaggcactgagcaaaTGGAAGCAGTTGGTGATCTTTCTTCCAAACCAGCCACCCCTAAGACTACTACTACCCCACCCTCATCACCACCTCCAACAGCTGTCTCACCAGAGTTTGCCTACGTCCCAGCTGACCCAGCTCAGCTTGCTGCTCAGATGTTAGGTAAAGTTTCATCTATTCATTCTGATCAATCTGATGTTTTAATGGTGGATGTGGCCACCAGTATGCCTGTTGTTATCAAGGAGGTGCCAAGCTCAGAGGCTGCTGAAGATGTCATGGTGGCTGCTCCTCTTGTGTGTTCTGGAAAGGTGCTAGAAGTGCAGGTTGTGAACCAAACATCTGTCCATGTAGATTTGGGTTCTCAACCTAAAGAAAATGAGGCTGAACCATCAACGGCTTCCTCAGCCCCCTTGCAGGATGAACAAGAACCTCCTGCTTATGATCAAGCTCCTGAGGTCACTTTGCAGGCTGATATTGAGGTTATGTCAACTGTTCATATATCATCTGTCTATAACGATGTGCCTGTGACTGAAGGAGTTGTTTATATCGAGCAACTGCCAGAACAAATAGTTATCCCTTTTACTGATCAAGTTGCTTGTCTTAAAGAAAATGAGCAGTCACCACGAGTTAGTCCCAAATCTGTAGTAGAAAAGACCACCTCTGGCATGTCTAAAAAATCTGTAGAGTCTGTAAAACTTGCACAGTTGGAGGAGAATGCAAAATATTCCTCAGTATATATGGAGGCAGAAGCAACAGCTCTGCTCTCTGACACATCTTTGAAAGGTCAGCCTGAGGTACCTGCACAACTCCTGGATGCAGAAGGCGCTATCAAAATAGGCTCTGAAAAATCTCTGTACCTTGAAGTGGAGATCACTTCAATAGTCTCTGACAATACTGGGCAGGAGGAGTCTGGGGAAAACTCTGTACCCCAGGAGATGGAAGGCAAACCTGTGCTCTCTGGGGAAGCTGCAGAAGCAGTGCACTCAGGTACATCTGTAAAGTCATCTAGTGGCCCCTTCCCTCCTGCTCCAGAAGGCCTTACTGCACCAGAAATTGAACCAGAAGGGGAAGCAACAGCTGAATAA